The Streptomyces sp. NBC_01197 genome window below encodes:
- the cofC gene encoding 2-phospho-L-lactate guanylyltransferase → MPNTDRTPNWSLVVPLKPLSLAKSRLSPTASDAVRPGLALAFAQDTVAAALACSAVRDVAVVTNDALAAAELASLGARIVPDRAAAGLNPALALGARSVRELRPGAAVAALNADLPALRPAELRRVLDRATEFPRAFLTDAAGIGTTLLTARAETELSPAFGGLSRARHSASGAVEILLDGVASVRQDVDTGDDLLAAVALGLGQYTARRYAAVAGGPGPVRGREGRHRTP, encoded by the coding sequence ATGCCGAACACGGATCGGACCCCCAACTGGTCCCTGGTCGTACCCCTGAAGCCCTTGTCGCTGGCGAAGAGCAGACTCTCACCGACGGCGTCCGACGCGGTGCGTCCGGGGCTCGCCCTGGCCTTCGCGCAGGACACCGTGGCGGCGGCGCTGGCCTGTTCCGCCGTGCGGGATGTGGCCGTCGTCACCAACGACGCGCTGGCCGCCGCCGAACTCGCCTCACTGGGTGCCCGGATTGTGCCGGACAGGGCAGCGGCGGGACTGAACCCCGCACTGGCGCTCGGTGCGCGTTCCGTCCGCGAGCTGCGCCCCGGAGCCGCCGTTGCCGCACTCAACGCCGACCTTCCCGCACTGCGCCCGGCGGAATTGCGACGGGTGCTCGACCGGGCGACTGAATTCCCCCGTGCATTTCTGACGGATGCCGCCGGAATCGGCACGACGTTGCTGACCGCGCGGGCGGAAACTGAATTGAGCCCGGCATTCGGCGGGCTGTCACGGGCGCGGCATTCCGCGTCGGGGGCGGTGGAAATACTGCTCGACGGCGTGGCATCGGTGCGCCAGGACGTGGACACCGGCGACGATCTGCTGGCCGCGGTGGCCCTGGGGCTCGGCCAGTACACGGCCCGCAGGTACGCGGCGGTCGCCGGGGGGCCGGGGCCCGTCCGCGGCCGGGAAGGCCGTCACCGGACGCCGTAA
- a CDS encoding HU family DNA-binding protein yields MNKAQLVEAIADKVGGRQQAADAVDAVLDAIVRAVVGGDRVSVTGFGSFEKVDRPARYARNPQTGERVRVKKTSVPRFRAGQGFKDLVSGSKKLPKNDVAVKKAPKGSLSGGASTRTTVKKAAAKKATTAKKAAAKKATTAKKTVAAKKATAAKKATTGKKTAAKKTAPAQKTTAKKATAKKTAPAKKAAAKKAPAKKATARKTTAKKATARKK; encoded by the coding sequence GTGAACAAGGCGCAGCTCGTAGAGGCCATCGCCGACAAGGTCGGTGGCCGCCAGCAGGCCGCAGACGCTGTCGATGCCGTACTGGACGCGATCGTCCGCGCAGTTGTCGGCGGCGACCGTGTGTCGGTCACCGGCTTCGGCTCGTTCGAGAAGGTCGACAGGCCTGCCCGGTACGCCCGCAACCCGCAGACGGGGGAGCGAGTACGGGTCAAGAAGACCTCGGTGCCGCGCTTCCGTGCGGGCCAGGGCTTCAAGGACCTCGTCAGCGGCTCGAAGAAACTCCCGAAGAACGACGTGGCTGTGAAGAAGGCGCCCAAGGGCAGCCTCTCGGGCGGTGCTTCCACCCGTACGACGGTCAAGAAGGCGGCCGCGAAGAAGGCCACCACTGCCAAGAAGGCGGCCGCGAAGAAGGCCACGACCGCCAAGAAGACGGTGGCGGCCAAGAAGGCCACCGCGGCGAAGAAGGCCACCACCGGCAAGAAGACGGCCGCGAAGAAGACGGCCCCGGCCCAGAAGACCACTGCCAAGAAGGCGACCGCGAAGAAGACGGCGCCGGCGAAGAAGGCCGCGGCGAAGAAGGCCCCGGCCAAGAAGGCCACGGCGCGCAAGACCACCGCCAAGAAGGCCACCGCCAGGAAGAAGTAA